A window of Canis lupus baileyi chromosome 3, mCanLup2.hap1, whole genome shotgun sequence genomic DNA:
CAATATTTGCACTTTGCTGCCTACACATGACATATCCAGTTGTCACGCGGTATATGGATGACCTCTTGCACAAGGCCATCTTCCCTGAATAGCTGTCATTTTAGGAATCTGCTTATTCCCTGAGTTGCTCACTAATTCTGCCCTGTACTCTTCTCTGAAAGTCTATATATCCTCTCTATACCCTCAAAACGAAACAGATGTTCATCACTTACGTCTCTGTAAAGCTATCTCTCCAGAAGCCTTCTAGAACCACCCCATTCTGAACTGGGTGCTCCTCCTGCCTGCCACACTGGCGCGGCCTTCACCTGGTGTTCTCTCATTCGTCCCTTGCAGTGTTGAAGGCCTTACTCAGATTCTGTATCCTACATCTTCCTCTTCTGGGTCTACTCCTAGTAACCTCCTGAGAAAGGGAACTTGAGAGAGAAATCTGAGACCTCTGTACGTAtcaaaatgtctttattccaCCTCCATCTTAGCTGTTGTGAGAGTCCACGTCTCCCCTAAAATCTCTTCTTCCACGGCGCAAGACCAGGAGCTGGCCACCTAGGTAAAGACTGGGTTTCCTAGAACCCCAGAGTTGGGTGAGACCATATGACTGTTTCCTTCCATGGAATGAGAGTAGAAATTatctgggggacacctgggtggctcagtggttgagcacctgcctttggctcagggtgtgatcctgcagtctcaggatcgagtcccacatcaggcttcctgcttggagcctgcttctccctctgcctacatctctgcctctctcttctgtgtctctcatgaataaataaataaaatcttaaaaaaaaaaaaaaaagaaattatctggGCCACTTCCTGGTCACCTGAGCCAGGTGAGCCTCCTCCACATTTCCTCTTCATCCTTGCCGCCGCCTGCCTCTGACCCAGGAATGGTAGCAACCCAGTTTTGACAGGACGGACAGCACTGCCCCAGAGCAGCGGTCTTCAGATTTCACTGTGCAGACAGATCACCTGAGGATCTTCAAACACAGATACTGATTCAGAAGATGTGCTTGGGGCCTGCGACTCTGTAGTTCTAGTGAGCTTCTAGGTAATGTCAATGCTGCTGGCCTGCAGACCACACTCTTGAGTACAAGACCCTACAGGCTGGCAAAGCTGCACTTTTAGCCTTGATCTTCGTATGACCTGTGGAACATGCTGAACTACCCACGCTGGGctgttttttgggaaaaaaaaaaaattaagttctatgTTATTGAATCGTTGCATTTTTAGCCTTCATCCTAGCACCACTGGGGTATAGAATTCCAGATTAGAACAACTTAGtaaataaactttcatttaatCCCTATTTTCTCGTTTTAgttctaagctttttttttttttttttttttttaattaatttaagtaatctctacacccaacatggggcttgaactcactacccggagatcaagagtcacatgcccttctgactgggccagccagctACCCCTAATCTCTGTTTTCAATACAACTGTGCccagtggggcaggggcaggtggggagggcctTCCATGCCAAAGGCCCTGTTTTCCaccttcaacaacaacaacaacaaaacctccAGTATTTGATGGGTTGGAGCTGAGTGGTTGTACAGAGATATATACAGCAAAGGAGAAAATCTGGGGAAGGGGTATCTATTTCAAATAATCCTCCTCATTTTAGTATCACCTACATCCCAGTTGTACACGATGCCACTAAATTAAGAGTAAATCATGTTGCTTTGAAGCTTTCTCCACTGCTGGCTTAATGACCACTTCACTGCTAAATCAGTCACCACTTTCCCTCTGTCTTCCAGCTTCTACTTAATTTTGCTATTAATTCCTATCCCTGgaacacctgggttgctcagtggttggccatctgcctttggctcaggttgtgatcccaggactggagatggagtcccacatcgggctccttgcagggggcctgcttctcctccctctgcctgtgtgtctctgcctctctttctgtgtctctcatagataaataaataaaatattttttaaaaattcctctctctctctgaccccttAATAAAAATTCCCTTGCTGTTACTTTATTAGGATTTTAAAAAGGAGTGAAGTTCCATGCGAGGTCCCTCACACTGAACTCAAAGTCTCCATTCATCTGCTATCCCTGAGCCAACCAGCTTCATTCCCAATCTTCCAGAGgctgtccccctcccccgccaaaGGTACACCTGGCCATAACACACTTCTTGTTATGAAGATCCTTCAAGGGTTCCCAAGGGCTTCGGGAGCAAAGTCCAAATGACTTAGCTGGGAAGCCCCTTGCTGATCTGGCTCCAACTCCATCAAGCCGCTGCCACATTGCACTGGCGGCTCCCGTCAAACTGGCTCCCTGGCTGCACCGGCGCTGCACCAGGCACCCCCTTCCTCAGCACCATGCACCCGCTGGGGCCGACCCCCTCTTCCACTGCAGCCTCTCGTCCACCTGATGATCCCTAAGCTCGTCTCCAGCAACGCTTATCCCCTCCACCCCCGCTCCAATCCTCTCTCTGGGCTCCCGGAGGGCCACCTCGCTGTCACGTGACAGTCCATCCCATTCATCCCGCAGCCCCAGACCCCACCTGTACCAGGCAACCagaaagggaaagggggaaggcTGAAAGGAGCCAGCTCCTGTGAACAAGCTGCAAAGCCTGGGTGTCAGCGGGGCTCCCGCCCGCGGGGGGAATCGCTGGGGCGATGAACAAGGCGACACTCACCGGGTCAGGCCTCCCCAGGCCCCGACGGACGGCGGAGCGGGCCGGGCAAGCAGAGCATCCCAGAGCTCCCACCATCATCCCCCAGCACCAGCAGCCGCGCGGGCGCTTCTCGTAGAAGAAACCAAATACAGACGCgcccccacccgccacccccgCTCCGGGAATGTCGCGAAGGCTGCGGGCTGAGGGACCTCGGGCGGGGAAGCCAGGCTTCACGACCGCCTCTTACCACAGTTGGTCGCgaggtggcggtggcggtggcggcgcaAACCGGGGAGTGCGCACAACACCCTGGGAGTTTgtagtccccccgccccccgccaggcgAGACCGCGCCGAGCATCCTGGGAATTGTAGTCGCAGCCCGAGCACGCCCTGCGCAGGCGCACACCGACAGCCGTTTCCGGGCTCCCGCGTCGCGTCTCGCCGAGGAGAAAAGCCCGTGGAGGGCTCACCGAACGACGATGGCTACCTACAGCCTGGCGAACGAGAGGCTCCGCGCCCTGGAGGACATCGAACGGGAAATCGGCGCCATTCTGCAGAACGCAGGTTCGGGACGCGACGGCTGGCGGCGGGGAGCGAGGCGGGGCAGGGCTGCACCTGTGCCTGCCGCCGCCCCTCAGCAGGGATGAGAGGGCCCCCCCCAGAGGGACTCCCCCAGGTGGccgcggtggggggtggggcaggcagcACGGCTCGCTCCGGCTAGCGCCGGCCCTGTCTCCTCCCCCGCAGGGACCGTGATCCTGGAGCTGTCCAAGGAGAAGACCAACGAGCGGCTCCTGGACCGGCAGGCGGCGGCCTTCACGGCGTCTGTGCAGCACGTGGAGGCGGAGCTGTCGGCTCAGATCCGCTACCTCACCCAGGTGTGTACGTGGTGGGGTGCTGGCCCCCTCCCGCTCTCCGCCCCTGCCCTGGCCGCCGACACCGCGGGCACCCCAGACCCCACCCTctatcccatccccccatcctacccccctcccagccagccagccagccagccagccgaGACCCGGGACTGGGTGACCCTTCCAGACCCAGCTTCTCCTTCCTGAAGGAAATACTTAAAGGTGGCCCTGCCCAATTCACTGGTAAGCGCTACGAGAGCCGCTGGACAGGGAAGCCCTGGGAAAGAATCTGTGAACCCTGCCAAAGCCACAAGAGTTTGCACTCAAGACACTTGACCTGACCTTGGGGCCCTGAAGTGGCAACGCCCTAAGAAAAGGGACAAGGTTCAGAGGGTTCTGGAGTCTTTTTTTATAACAGCAACCGCCCTGCATTAAGTTTTTACAATGTGTCAGAGATTGCAACAAGTCTAGGAAGTAGTTACTGTTGCCCACACTTGATAGATGAGGTTAACAAGTGAAGTGATTTACTCTAGGTCAGCCAGCCACCTCCCCAGCCTTAAAGGCTTCACACCCAGGGAAGAAATGAGATGGGAAAGCCGCTACTTGGCTGGGgagatggggaagggaaggggtgcCTCACTGACCCATCTGAATATCCTGTAGGTGGCCACGGGGCAGCCCCACGAGGGCTCCAGCTACTCTTCCAGAAAGGACTGTCAGATGGCCCTGAAGCGAGTGGACTATGCTCGCCTCAAGCTCAGTGATGTGGCCCGAACCTGTGAGCAGATGCTGGAAAACTAGGCCAACCTAGCAAGAACTTGGAGACCACCACCGGCACTCTGGACAAAACCTGGAGACCTGTACAGTGGGCAGTAGGGGCTGCCACACACGTGCCCTACTGGACTGAGTATGCAAGGGCTGAATGGCAGAAAGTGGGAACGGAGAATCTTGTGAGACCAAGCCTGCCCACAGTGATGCCCTGGCTCCTCCAGCAGGGTGCTCTGCTCACCACAAAACTGCTGACAAGTTCAGGCAGAGGGGAGATTCAGACACCAATCTTACTTCCTCAAACCTTTCATGTCCCTACCCCAGGCTTCTTCAGACTGGACTAATGGAGGCACGTTCTTTTTCATTGAAAGAGACAAAACCAGAACTAGGggctttaataataaaaacaacagcaatgaAAGCAAGGAGCTCAGACTCTCACTGGAACATATGTGGGTGATATGAACAGGGATTGAGGAAATAAAACCCAAGTGCATGGCACCTGCTGAGGAACGGTGGGAAGGCCCACCCCCGCACTGTGGGGGTggaaggaggaagcaggagaggCCTGAGGCTGGGGAGGAACAGCTGGTGTGTGATGAGAGACTGGGACTAGGGGGCAGTGGGATCCTCAGCAGAGAAGCTGAAGCCAGGAACCATGGTAAGGGGCAAGGGCATGAGGGCAATGTCTGCAGAAAAAAGAgccaataattataaaaataatctttagtaataaaatgcacataaagaATTCCTCTAAGGTATTACATTAAAAGGTAGACTTTACAGGATAGCatagaaaataaaagaccagGAAAGCTCCACAAGAGGGCACTGGCTGGTTATTTGTATGTTAAACATCAGATAGCTACAGAGTGCCTATTAAGTGCCAGAGATTATTCTAAATTATACAGGACTGAATAAATCACAATGTGTACCCTCACAGGCTTCCGCTCTTAGCTCACACATTGGAGTCTGATGCCACGGGTGTGTAATGAAGCTGCAGATCTGAAAAAGATATGGAAATTAATATACCAGCTCTGAGATTAAGGAAAGCTGGGGGAATAGCTTGAACTGAGGAATTAGACCCCAAAACATTAACCATAGGACTTAGAACATTAGGTGCTCAATACAgatttgtgaaataaatgaatggccCCCACCGTCCTCCTCTGGTTCATCTCCCACTAGCCTACCCCAGCCACCATCCTGATGTTGCTCCAAGCCCTGCCCAGCTTTGAAGGTCAAGGACAGGTCCCTGGGCCTGAGAtggcttccctccctccttccctattCCGTAAATGTCTCTAACTGACTCTTATCTCATTGCCTATGGCCCACGGTGTAGACCGCCTTCATATTTGTCTGCCTGGGGTAGGTTTCGACACTCGGGAGCTACTGGGGGCAGGATCCCTGCCAAGGAGGCTATGGTCCCTGGAAAAGAGGGGCCCAGAGGCCCAGCTCACCTGGAGGGTGCTGCAGTGACTGCTCCCTCCTCTTGCAAAGAACATATAGGAGGACTCCGGTGAGAATGAAAATGATGCCCAGGAGGGACAGCACAGGCACCATGGCTGATGTCCCAGCCGTAGGCTCCACTCTTTTAATCTGCTGCTTCTGGCTCTCCCCAGCCTCAGACCCAGTCCTAAGACTGTGGCCCACAGTAGATGTAGCGATTTCACTGGTATGGGTGAGCTTTTTCTCCAAAGATAGTGTCCCTGCTGGAAACACGGGCTGCCTGGTGGACTGCAAGGCAGTTGGCAGGTATGTAGACCGCCAGGCGGGTGGCAGGTATGTCTGAGCAGGGGAGCCCATGTCTAAAGGCGCCCTTTCTGTGGGCTCAGGAACCTGGGTGCTGAGGGGAGGTAACTGCTCCTGGGGGGCCACACTTCTGGAATCAGCAGAGCCACATTCTGGAGAAACAAGAAGTAAGGAATCAGAGCTAAGAGCTGAggatacaggggatccctgggtggctcagtggtttagcacctgccttgggcccagcccagggcgtgatgctggagtccagggatcaagtcccacatcgggctccattcatgaagcttgcttctccctctgcctgtgtctctgcctctctctctgtctctcatgaataaataaataaaatattcaaaaaaaaaaaaaaaagaaagaaagaaagaaatgagctgAGGATGCAAAGTGAAAAAGTAGTTGAAGGGTAGTGGGTCTAGGTCACAGCTTAAGGCCCTGAAAAGGAAGGCagacacaggggtggggggtggaaaaGGAAGTAAGCTGAATTCGACAGGGAAGTGCTGGGATAGGCTTGTGTCCAGAGCTGGCTCTGCTTCCGAGCAGTCTCATGCACAACCTTGTCCCTTGTCTCTTGACCCCACTCCCTGAGACACTTTGCTTTCAGCTATAAAGCAGGATTTTAGTACCGAGGGCCACGGTAGCTAGAAGGATGGAGTGCAATCCTGTAGGCAGGCCTTTCTGTAGCCCACGGAACAGTATGCACACCAGGGATGCTCCAACAAGACAACTTCAGCTGCAACGTGTTAGAACATTTTGTGTTTTAACggttgtgtatttattttaggagaaaaatacaGCCGGCGCCTCAAATCTGTGGCTTCACAGATGTTATTGCTTAGGACAAGCTGCTAGTTAAGTTTTTCCAAAACCGGCTTGTGTACACATAAGAACTTAACTCGTTTCACTGTAcgtgaattttacctcaaaagagaaaaatcaacaataaaGTGCTGATTTCTACTTAACAATACACAGTCTGAGATGTGTGAGGATGAAGTATGGTCGAGCCTGCAACTAATTTGGAAATACATCAGAAAATAAGGTGGGGCGCCCTGATCtgagggttctgggatccagccccacatcgggctccctgctcagcagtgagtctactacttctccccctccctctgctcttccccttctcatgcactcttctc
This region includes:
- the MED11 gene encoding mediator of RNA polymerase II transcription subunit 11 isoform X1, which encodes MATYSLANERLRALEDIEREIGAILQNAGTVILELSKEKTNERLLDRQAAAFTASVQHVEAELSAQIRYLTQPASQPASRDPGLGDPSRPSFSFLKEILKGGPAQFTGGHGAAPRGLQLLFQKGLSDGPEASGLCSPQAQ
- the MED11 gene encoding mediator of RNA polymerase II transcription subunit 11 isoform X2, with translation MATYSLANERLRALEDIEREIGAILQNAGTVILELSKEKTNERLLDRQAAAFTASVQHVEAELSAQIRYLTQVATGQPHEGSSYSSRKDCQMALKRVDYARLKLSDVARTCEQMLEN
- the CXCL16 gene encoding C-X-C motif chemokine 16, which translates into the protein MGAGPLVLLAALALLTRPGDGNEGSVTGSCYCDKAISSGSPPTAELMAHLRKHLRVYQRCNSYVRFQLRMRSVCGGSKDPWVQQLMSCLDRKECGSADSRSVAPQEQLPPLSTQVPEPTERAPLDMGSPAQTYLPPAWRSTYLPTALQSTRQPVFPAGTLSLEKKLTHTSEIATSTVGHSLRTGSEAGESQKQQIKRVEPTAGTSAMVPVLSLLGIIFILTGVLLYVLCKRREQSLQHPPDLQLHYTPVASDSNV